Proteins encoded by one window of Sulfurimonas hongkongensis:
- a CDS encoding sensor histidine kinase: MSVKNDEVLFECLNSIGNSFELESMISEIMITYYRQTKAIYTSYSKDDDIIINIGKHCQIEIDRERLKENRCFSFTQGDKVVVVLPLKIGYLSFVYEGRYDEEMEYIISLISRFQKKINFAISACKGVEALESFNAELEYKVEESSKKITEQEKILLVKSKNIVMGEMIEMIAHQWRQPITTIGMISNNIILNILLDELDISVLKDDLEGINRQIKYLSDTIDDFRSFFKESKQEEEFVLSDVITSSIALLEKQFAKSAIALVFENKCQKIVLKTFKSELIQALINIVANAKEAFADGKKDKFVKVSCSSDANGIYINIEDNAGGIDEDIIDKVFDLYFSTKKQKNGTGLGLYVSKIIICEHLHGSISAKNKASGAVFEIVLPIQKSIYR; this comes from the coding sequence GTGAGTGTAAAAAATGATGAAGTCTTATTTGAATGTTTAAACTCTATAGGCAACTCTTTTGAACTTGAGAGCATGATATCAGAGATTATGATAACTTATTATCGTCAAACTAAGGCTATCTATACGAGTTATTCTAAAGATGACGACATCATAATAAATATTGGAAAGCATTGTCAGATAGAAATTGATAGAGAGAGATTAAAAGAAAACAGATGCTTTAGTTTTACTCAAGGTGATAAAGTAGTAGTTGTTTTACCTTTGAAGATAGGTTATCTTAGCTTCGTATATGAGGGCAGATATGATGAAGAGATGGAGTACATTATATCGCTTATATCTAGATTTCAAAAAAAGATAAACTTTGCTATAAGTGCTTGTAAAGGAGTTGAGGCTTTAGAGAGTTTCAATGCGGAGCTAGAGTATAAGGTAGAAGAGTCAAGTAAAAAGATAACAGAACAAGAAAAGATTCTTTTAGTAAAGTCTAAAAATATTGTGATGGGTGAGATGATAGAGATGATAGCCCATCAGTGGCGGCAACCCATAACTACAATAGGAATGATATCAAATAATATCATCTTAAATATACTCCTAGATGAGTTAGACATTAGCGTACTAAAAGATGATTTAGAGGGTATAAATAGACAAATAAAGTATCTCTCAGACACTATTGATGACTTTAGAAGCTTCTTTAAAGAGAGTAAACAAGAAGAAGAGTTTGTCTTAAGTGATGTTATAACTAGCAGTATAGCTCTTTTAGAAAAGCAGTTTGCTAAATCAGCAATTGCCTTAGTCTTTGAAAATAAGTGCCAAAAGATAGTGCTAAAAACATTTAAAAGTGAACTTATACAGGCTTTGATAAATATAGTTGCAAATGCTAAAGAGGCCTTTGCTGATGGAAAAAAAGATAAGTTTGTAAAAGTCTCTTGTAGTAGTGACGCTAATGGCATCTATATTAACATTGAAGATAATGCAGGCGGAATAGATGAAGATATAATAGATAAAGTTTTTGACTTATACTTCTCTACCAAAAAACAAAAAAATGGAACAGGGCTAGGACTATACGTCTCTAAGATAATCATTTGTGAGCACTTACATGGTAGTATAAGCGCAAAAAACAAAGCTAGCGGAGCAGTGTTTGAGATAGTGTTACCAATTCAAAAGAGTATATATAGATAG
- a CDS encoding EAL domain-containing response regulator, which yields MDVNCLKKLRNMCQNISVLYVEDEEGILIQTSRVLRKIFDDLDLASDGEEALRLYKNKYYDLIITDLNMPNIDGQALSSKIKEHNTNQNIIIISAHKDVDQILKLVQNGISGYVLKPIDVDMMFEQIFQSVEKINRDKMIKHHNKVIKKIEEQSLLHENKHILDPLTNLYNYSYLVDMLSYTTQKYAMLININGFRLINEGYSYVHGNDFLLQFANVLKTEAKKYDFTTFRISSDNFVLIKSDMNYNCKKLRDDAIKISTLLEKKDFKISDEKDLSVHVRVAMIKGHSNLLEELYKTMSYAKRNSLKYAMYQDICDESQSAKEIIRVKRILQSSLKNNLVIPFFQPIVDSDGNVKHEVLMRIQEDILKDEYLTPISFLQIAKDHNYYNQMSEVTIFKALEFATSTAGVFSLNFTYSDMKNSEFLNSLESYIVKNSLAHRLIFEIVESDIIDDIAVADSFLKRFKALGVRVAIDDFGSGYSNFAYIFNINPDFIKLDGSLVQNMLEDEKIHFFIETIIKFAHKFDIKVIAEFVSSKELYEKLLELNVDFMQGYYIGHPSKNIQESLR from the coding sequence GTGGATGTAAATTGTTTAAAAAAACTTCGTAATATGTGTCAAAACATCAGTGTATTGTATGTTGAAGATGAAGAGGGTATATTGATACAAACAAGCAGGGTTCTTAGAAAAATTTTTGATGACTTAGACCTCGCCTCTGATGGTGAAGAAGCCTTGAGACTCTACAAAAATAAATATTATGATTTAATCATAACTGACTTAAACATGCCAAACATTGATGGACAAGCTTTAAGTTCAAAGATAAAAGAACACAATACAAATCAGAATATCATAATAATTTCAGCTCACAAAGATGTTGATCAAATCTTAAAATTAGTCCAAAATGGAATCTCTGGATATGTCTTAAAGCCTATAGATGTTGATATGATGTTTGAGCAGATTTTTCAGAGTGTTGAGAAGATAAATAGAGACAAAATGATAAAGCATCATAATAAAGTTATTAAAAAGATAGAAGAACAATCTTTACTTCATGAAAATAAGCATATTTTAGATCCACTAACCAACCTTTATAACTACTCATATCTAGTGGATATGCTCAGTTATACTACTCAAAAATATGCCATGCTAATAAATATAAATGGATTTAGACTTATAAATGAGGGTTACTCTTATGTACATGGAAATGATTTTTTATTGCAGTTTGCAAATGTTTTAAAAACTGAGGCTAAGAAGTATGACTTTACTACATTTAGAATCTCTAGTGATAACTTTGTGCTTATAAAAAGTGATATGAATTATAATTGTAAGAAATTAAGAGATGATGCTATTAAAATATCTACTCTCTTAGAGAAAAAAGATTTTAAAATAAGTGATGAAAAAGATTTAAGCGTGCATGTAAGAGTTGCCATGATTAAAGGACATAGTAATCTTCTAGAAGAGCTTTACAAAACTATGTCATATGCTAAGAGGAACTCTCTAAAATATGCGATGTATCAAGATATTTGCGATGAGTCTCAAAGTGCCAAAGAGATAATAAGAGTAAAGAGGATTTTACAATCAAGCTTAAAGAATAATCTTGTTATTCCATTTTTTCAGCCCATTGTAGATAGTGATGGAAATGTAAAACATGAAGTTTTGATGCGTATCCAAGAAGATATTTTAAAAGATGAATACTTAACGCCTATCTCTTTTTTACAGATCGCTAAAGATCATAACTACTACAATCAAATGTCAGAAGTTACGATTTTTAAAGCACTAGAGTTTGCAACTAGTACAGCTGGAGTTTTCTCGCTTAATTTTACATACTCAGATATGAAAAATAGTGAGTTTTTAAACTCACTAGAGTCTTATATAGTTAAAAATTCTTTAGCTCATAGGTTGATTTTTGAGATAGTTGAGAGTGACATTATTGATGACATTGCTGTAGCAGATAGTTTTTTAAAGAGGTTTAAAGCTCTGGGTGTTAGAGTTGCTATAGATGACTTTGGAAGTGGATACTCTAACTTTGCATATATCTTTAATATAAATCCAGATTTTATAAAGCTTGATGGTTCACTTGTTCAAAATATGCTCGAAGATGAAAAAATTCACTTTTTTATAGAGACTATAATCAAGTTTGCTCATAAATTTGACATCAAAGTTATAGCTGAGTTTGTTAGTTCAAAAGAGCTTTATGAGAAACTTTTAGAGTTAAATGTTGATTTTATGCAAGGCTACTATATAGGTCATCCATCAAAAAATATACAAGAGAGTTTAAGGTGA
- a CDS encoding YgiQ family radical SAM protein, with protein sequence MPTTKAEMDALGWDKCDVILVSGDAYIDSPFIGVAMVGRMLERLGYRVGMIGQPDINSGVDIKRLGEPRLYWGVSGGSVDSMVSNYTATKKFRNTDDYTPGGKNDKRPDRALSVYCNLIRRYFKGTVPLVIGGIEASLRRVSHYDYWQNKLKKPILFDSKADILIYGMGEIALEELTRAIEEASDYTHIRGVCYISKEPKYEYIQLPSHQECVDDKERYIDLFDDFYDNNDPISARGLCQKVDDRYLIQNPPCDYLNQEEMDANSNLPFTRELHPYYRKFGKVKCLETIKFSIMTHHGCWGECNFCAIGVHQGRTIRTRTEANILEEAKEFNKYKDYKGIISDVGGPTANMYGYECVKKLKKGTCDDIRCVDAERLCKVMHVNHERNINLLRKVREVEGVRKAFVASGVRYDLITADKKHGYSYLKEMVEHHISGQMKVAPEHTQQHVLELMGKPGKGTLVDFKKLYDRLNRESGKNQFLTYYLIAAHPGCEEKDMHELKRFTTDELKMNPEQAQVFTPTPSTYSAVMYYTELDPKSRKKIFVEKDTKRKEKQKQIVVAKECFKSGFAS encoded by the coding sequence TTGCCAACAACAAAAGCAGAGATGGATGCTCTTGGCTGGGATAAATGCGATGTTATCCTAGTTAGTGGAGATGCATATATAGACTCTCCTTTTATCGGTGTGGCAATGGTTGGTCGGATGCTAGAGAGACTCGGTTATAGGGTTGGAATGATAGGTCAGCCTGATATAAATAGTGGCGTTGATATAAAAAGGCTAGGTGAACCTAGACTCTACTGGGGCGTGAGCGGTGGAAGTGTTGATAGTATGGTTAGTAACTATACTGCTACAAAAAAGTTTAGAAATACAGATGACTATACTCCCGGTGGAAAAAACGACAAAAGGCCAGACCGAGCTCTTAGTGTTTACTGCAATCTTATAAGAAGATACTTTAAGGGAACAGTTCCTCTGGTTATAGGGGGAATCGAAGCCTCCCTCAGACGTGTAAGTCATTATGACTACTGGCAAAACAAGCTAAAAAAGCCAATACTCTTTGACTCAAAGGCTGATATTCTTATCTATGGGATGGGTGAGATAGCACTAGAGGAGCTAACTCGTGCTATAGAAGAAGCAAGCGACTATACACATATCAGAGGAGTTTGCTACATCTCAAAAGAGCCAAAATATGAATATATACAACTTCCATCACATCAAGAGTGCGTGGATGATAAAGAGCGTTACATCGACCTATTTGATGATTTTTACGATAATAATGACCCCATCAGTGCAAGAGGACTCTGCCAAAAAGTGGATGATAGATATCTTATACAAAATCCACCCTGTGACTATTTAAACCAAGAGGAGATGGATGCAAACTCCAACTTACCCTTTACAAGAGAGCTGCATCCTTACTATAGAAAGTTTGGAAAGGTTAAGTGCCTAGAGACTATAAAATTTTCCATCATGACTCATCATGGATGCTGGGGAGAGTGTAACTTTTGTGCCATCGGTGTTCATCAGGGTAGAACCATCAGAACTAGAACAGAAGCCAATATTTTAGAAGAAGCAAAAGAGTTTAACAAGTATAAAGACTACAAAGGTATCATAAGTGATGTCGGTGGTCCCACTGCAAATATGTATGGCTATGAGTGTGTTAAAAAGCTTAAAAAAGGTACTTGTGATGATATACGCTGTGTAGATGCAGAAAGGCTTTGTAAGGTTATGCATGTGAATCATGAAAGAAACATCAACCTACTTAGAAAGGTAAGAGAAGTAGAAGGAGTTAGGAAAGCCTTTGTTGCGTCTGGAGTTAGATATGATCTTATTACTGCGGATAAAAAACATGGATATTCATACTTAAAAGAGATGGTAGAGCATCACATCTCTGGGCAGATGAAAGTAGCTCCCGAGCATACACAGCAACATGTTTTAGAGCTTATGGGAAAACCTGGTAAAGGGACTCTAGTTGACTTTAAAAAGCTATATGATAGGCTAAACAGAGAGTCAGGTAAAAATCAATTTTTAACCTACTATCTTATAGCTGCACATCCTGGATGTGAGGAGAAAGATATGCATGAGCTAAAGCGTTTTACAACAGATGAGCTAAAGATGAACCCAGAACAAGCTCAAGTCTTTACTCCCACACCTAGCACTTACTCCGCAGTTATGTACTACACAGAGTTAGATCCAAAATCGCGAAAGAAAATTTTTGTAGAAAAAGATACAAAAAGAAAAGAGAAACAGAAGCAAATAGTCGTAGCAAAAGAGTGCTTTAAGAGTGGATTTGCATCATAA
- a CDS encoding AMP-binding protein, protein MTYPYENLDNYTLPSLLNRSIKLYGDNNALSKLSEVPMKYREFGQKVQETVKLLQDNGISHGDKVVLLSQNMPNWGIAYFSVTYIGAVIVPVLPDFHPSEVLHILRHSEAKAAFVSRKHISTLEESNNTDLEFAIELDSLKIIDESINKSHLGELAKRTKEMAKKLSNTATKEPKEDDLAAIIYTSGTTGHSKGVMLSHKNIVTNALSTHSILEITKDDVFLSILPLAHTYECTVGLIVPILHGSSVVYIDKTPTPSVLLKAFEIVKPTMMLSVPLIIEKIYKNRVLPKFTGSFIMRNLYKNSFIRKKLNKIAGKKLLETFGGRLRFFGIGGAALSPYVEKFLLEAEFPYTVGYGLTETAPLLAGTNINLPPKYRSTGPAFYGVTLKIKDADPITKEGEIIASSPSVMLGYYKDKEKTDEVMEDGWLLTGDLGYIDEDGYLFIRGRSKNVIIGSDGKNIYPEQLESIINQDEAVLDSLVIEQNSRLVARVHLDYELLDERFNASKNSDAKVKEDITEFLEELRLKVNDQVASSSKMVKFIEQIEPFVKTPTKKIKRYLYVE, encoded by the coding sequence ATGACATACCCTTATGAAAATTTAGACAACTATACATTACCAAGTCTATTAAATCGTTCAATTAAACTCTATGGAGACAACAATGCACTAAGCAAACTCTCAGAAGTACCCATGAAGTATAGAGAGTTTGGGCAAAAAGTACAAGAGACTGTAAAACTACTTCAAGACAATGGTATCTCTCATGGCGATAAGGTAGTACTTCTTAGCCAAAATATGCCAAATTGGGGCATAGCTTACTTTAGTGTTACTTATATCGGTGCCGTTATAGTACCTGTACTTCCAGACTTTCATCCATCAGAGGTTCTTCATATACTTCGCCACTCTGAAGCAAAAGCGGCTTTTGTATCTCGCAAGCATATAAGCACACTAGAAGAGAGTAACAACACTGATTTAGAGTTTGCTATAGAGCTAGATAGCCTTAAAATTATTGATGAGTCTATAAATAAAAGCCACCTCGGCGAGCTTGCAAAAAGAACCAAAGAGATGGCAAAAAAACTATCAAACACAGCTACAAAAGAGCCAAAAGAGGATGATTTAGCCGCTATTATATACACATCAGGAACAACAGGACACTCAAAAGGTGTTATGCTAAGTCACAAAAACATTGTAACAAATGCTCTCTCAACTCACTCCATTTTAGAGATAACAAAAGATGATGTCTTTTTATCCATACTTCCACTAGCTCACACTTATGAATGTACAGTTGGGCTGATAGTTCCCATACTGCATGGTTCAAGTGTTGTATATATTGACAAAACACCAACTCCAAGTGTTTTACTAAAAGCTTTTGAGATTGTAAAGCCGACGATGATGCTAAGCGTGCCTCTAATTATAGAGAAGATTTACAAAAACAGAGTCTTACCAAAGTTTACAGGCTCTTTTATTATGAGAAACCTCTATAAAAACAGCTTTATACGAAAAAAATTAAACAAAATAGCTGGAAAAAAACTCTTAGAGACCTTTGGCGGCAGGCTTAGATTTTTTGGTATAGGTGGAGCGGCTCTTTCACCATATGTTGAGAAGTTCCTTCTAGAGGCTGAATTTCCTTATACCGTTGGTTATGGTTTAACTGAGACTGCACCTTTGTTAGCTGGTACAAACATTAATCTTCCTCCAAAGTACAGATCAACTGGTCCAGCTTTTTATGGAGTTACTCTTAAGATTAAAGATGCAGACCCTATCACTAAAGAGGGAGAAATTATCGCTTCATCCCCAAGCGTGATGTTAGGATACTACAAAGACAAAGAAAAAACTGATGAAGTGATGGAAGACGGTTGGCTCTTAACTGGAGACTTGGGCTATATAGATGAGGACGGTTATCTCTTTATTAGAGGTAGAAGCAAAAATGTTATCATCGGCTCAGATGGCAAAAATATATATCCAGAACAACTAGAGTCCATCATAAATCAAGATGAGGCTGTGCTTGATTCACTAGTAATAGAGCAAAACTCTAGATTAGTAGCAAGAGTTCACTTAGACTATGAACTATTAGATGAGAGATTTAATGCTAGCAAAAACTCTGATGCAAAGGTCAAAGAAGATATAACAGAATTTTTAGAAGAGTTACGACTTAAAGTAAATGATCAAGTAGCCTCATCTTCTAAGATGGTTAAGTTTATAGAACAAATAGAGCCATTTGTAAAAACTCCTACTAAAAAGATAAAAAGATATCTTTATGTTGAGTAA